A single Gemmatimonadales bacterium DNA region contains:
- a CDS encoding MFS transporter: MSPGPYASFRIPDFRRFIVSLLTTTVGSQVQTLVVSWQIYTITHDPLSLGLIGLAEAVPFIGAALWAGHVADRFDRRRIALWSLGVLLACALALVGLSQAQGWVRAHGVWPFYVVIATGGLARSFLIPARNSLAVGLIPREMLPNSIAWRSSTWQTGAVAGPAVGGLLYGFAGVSAAYAVQAALLLVALVAFAMIGAPPPSRAAARGGGAGDGLLSGLRFVWTERALLGAQTLDLFSVLLGGAEALLPVFADQVLHVGPQGLGVLRAAPAAGAVLMSFYMAHQPPLRRAGRTLLVAVATFALCIVGFGLSRSFALSAGLLMVSGMADNVSVLIRQTMLQVLTPGPLLGRVLSVNAIFVGSSNEVGAFESGLTARLLGTVPAVVLGGVASLAVVGIVAGTVPRLRQMREIQRTREPGDPEVSAA; encoded by the coding sequence GTGTCGCCCGGCCCCTATGCCTCGTTCCGGATCCCCGACTTCCGCCGCTTCATCGTCTCGCTGCTGACGACGACGGTGGGGTCGCAGGTCCAGACCCTCGTCGTCTCCTGGCAGATCTACACCATCACCCACGACCCGCTGTCGCTGGGCCTCATCGGCCTGGCGGAGGCGGTGCCGTTCATCGGCGCGGCGCTGTGGGCGGGGCACGTGGCGGACCGATTCGATCGCCGGCGCATTGCGCTGTGGTCGCTCGGGGTGCTGCTCGCCTGCGCGCTGGCGCTGGTGGGGCTGAGCCAGGCGCAGGGGTGGGTGCGCGCGCACGGCGTGTGGCCGTTCTACGTCGTGATCGCGACCGGCGGTCTGGCGCGCAGCTTCCTCATCCCGGCGCGCAACTCGCTGGCCGTGGGGCTGATCCCCAGGGAGATGCTGCCCAACTCCATCGCGTGGCGGAGCTCCACCTGGCAGACGGGCGCGGTCGCGGGCCCGGCCGTCGGGGGGCTGTTGTACGGGTTCGCCGGCGTGTCCGCGGCCTACGCGGTGCAGGCGGCGCTGCTCCTGGTCGCCCTGGTCGCGTTCGCCATGATCGGCGCGCCCCCGCCGTCCCGGGCCGCGGCGCGCGGCGGGGGCGCCGGTGACGGCCTGCTCTCCGGCCTGCGGTTCGTATGGACCGAGCGCGCGCTGCTGGGCGCGCAGACGCTCGATCTCTTCTCGGTGCTGCTCGGCGGCGCCGAGGCCCTGCTCCCGGTGTTCGCCGACCAGGTCCTGCACGTGGGGCCGCAGGGGCTCGGCGTCCTGCGAGCGGCGCCGGCCGCGGGCGCGGTGCTGATGTCGTTCTACATGGCGCACCAGCCGCCGCTCCGGCGGGCCGGCCGGACCCTGCTGGTGGCGGTGGCTACGTTCGCGCTGTGCATCGTCGGCTTCGGGCTGTCGCGGAGCTTCGCGCTCTCGGCCGGGCTGCTGATGGTGAGCGGGATGGCGGACAACGTGAGCGTGCTGATCCGCCAGACGATGCTGCAGGTGCTGACGCCGGGGCCCCTCCTGGGCCGGGTGCTGTCGGTCAACGCCATCTTCGTCGGGTCGTCCAACGAGGTCGGTGCGTTCGAGTCGGGCCTGACGGCGAGACTGCTGGGAACGGTGCCGGCGGTGGTGCTGGGCGGCGTCGCGTCGCTGGCCGTGGTGGGGATCGTGGCCGGGACGGTTCCGCGGCTGAGGCAGATGCGCGAGATTCAGCGCACCCGAGAACCCGGGGATCCGGAGGTGTCGGCCGCGTGA
- a CDS encoding glycosyl hydrolase 53 family protein encodes MTAQPRRARGLAAAAALVWLLGCGGHETTSSTVVPPAAVAFRGADVSALARIEQAGGVFRDSGRAGDAIAILRSRGANLFRLRLFVSPDDSDVQVNDIAYTIAMAGRVKAAGAKLLLDIHYSDTWADPGHQTTPAAWASLAFDSLRATVESYTAGVIAQLKQAGALPDVVQIGNEIDDGMLWPLGQLYAASGDTLVEWTQFTQLLKAGINGVRDALGPSDTVRIMLHYSQGGDAIGTAWFFDHMNGYRVPYDLIGLSYYPWWHGSLAQLEANLSSTASRYGRDIMVVETSYPWRAGGWESMVTNSAAMTWVVSPQGQAQFLHDLLDAVAATPGGHGAGVVWWYPEAIQVPGVFVWGGGSLALFDSTGDVLPAASVLGGR; translated from the coding sequence ATGACGGCGCAGCCCCGCCGTGCCCGCGGCCTTGCGGCGGCAGCCGCGCTCGTCTGGCTGCTGGGCTGCGGCGGCCACGAGACCACGTCCTCGACGGTCGTGCCGCCCGCGGCGGTGGCGTTCCGCGGCGCCGACGTCTCGGCCCTGGCGCGGATCGAGCAGGCCGGCGGCGTGTTCCGCGACAGCGGCCGGGCGGGCGACGCCATCGCGATCCTCCGGTCACGCGGCGCCAACCTCTTCCGCCTGCGCCTGTTCGTCAGCCCCGACGACTCCGACGTCCAGGTCAACGACATCGCCTACACGATCGCGATGGCGGGCCGGGTCAAGGCAGCCGGCGCGAAGCTGCTGCTCGACATCCACTATTCCGACACCTGGGCCGATCCGGGACATCAGACGACCCCGGCTGCCTGGGCGAGTCTCGCGTTCGACTCGCTGCGCGCGACGGTCGAGTCCTACACGGCGGGCGTGATCGCGCAGCTCAAGCAGGCGGGCGCCCTCCCCGACGTCGTCCAGATCGGGAACGAGATCGACGACGGCATGCTGTGGCCGCTCGGGCAGCTGTACGCGGCGAGCGGGGACACGCTGGTCGAGTGGACTCAGTTCACGCAGCTGCTCAAGGCCGGCATCAACGGCGTGCGCGACGCGCTGGGACCGTCCGACACGGTCCGCATCATGCTCCACTACTCGCAGGGCGGCGACGCCATCGGCACCGCGTGGTTCTTCGACCACATGAACGGCTACCGCGTGCCCTACGACCTCATCGGCCTCAGCTACTACCCGTGGTGGCACGGATCGCTCGCGCAGCTCGAGGCCAATCTGTCGTCCACGGCATCGCGCTACGGGCGGGACATCATGGTGGTCGAGACGTCGTATCCGTGGCGGGCCGGCGGCTGGGAGAGCATGGTCACCAACAGCGCCGCCATGACCTGGGTCGTCTCGCCGCAGGGGCAGGCGCAGTTCCTGCACGACCTGCTCGACGCCGTCGCGGCCACGCCGGGCGGCCATGGGGCCGGCGTGGTCTGGTGGTATCCGGAGGCGATCCAGGTGCCCGGAGTGTTCGTGTGGGGCGGCGGCTCGCTCGCGCTGTTCGACTCCACCGGCGACGTCCTGCCCGCCGCCTCGGTGCTGGGAGGGCGGTGA
- a CDS encoding DUF6498-containing protein, with product MTSPEPQSPDQRGVPPSALVLIAANLVPLVGVVALHWTVFSILLLYWCENVVVGVFNVLRMLVASPKDVAADAAKVFFIPFFMFHYGMFTMVHGIFVMALFGPGGGRFSPSPAAFLAAVRGAGIGYGALAILLSHGFSFVHNYLASGEFRRASLPQLMAQPYARVMVLHVTILLGGFAAKAMGAPVAALLLLIALKTLIDLRAHLAERKKLGTLSAP from the coding sequence GTGACCAGCCCCGAACCGCAGTCGCCAGATCAGCGCGGCGTGCCGCCGTCGGCGCTGGTCCTGATCGCCGCCAACCTCGTGCCGCTGGTGGGCGTCGTCGCGCTCCACTGGACGGTGTTCTCCATTCTGCTCCTGTACTGGTGCGAGAACGTCGTGGTGGGCGTGTTCAACGTCCTGCGGATGCTGGTCGCGAGCCCGAAGGACGTCGCGGCCGACGCCGCCAAGGTGTTCTTCATCCCGTTCTTCATGTTTCACTACGGCATGTTCACGATGGTGCACGGCATCTTCGTGATGGCGCTGTTCGGCCCCGGCGGCGGACGCTTCTCGCCGAGTCCGGCGGCGTTCCTCGCCGCGGTGCGCGGCGCGGGCATCGGGTACGGCGCGCTGGCCATTCTCCTCAGCCACGGCTTCTCGTTCGTGCACAACTACCTCGCGAGCGGCGAATTCCGCCGCGCCTCGCTGCCGCAGCTGATGGCCCAGCCGTACGCGCGGGTCATGGTGCTGCACGTGACGATCCTGCTCGGTGGGTTCGCCGCCAAGGCGATGGGCGCGCCGGTGGCGGCGCTGCTGCTCCTGATCGCCCTCAAGACCCTGATCGACCTCCGCGCGCACCTCGCCGAGCGGAAGAAGCTCGGCACCCTCAGCGCGCCGTAG
- a CDS encoding glycoside hydrolase family 2 TIM barrel-domain containing protein: MLTSRTVTFLVAATAALLVAARPAAAQRQRLSMDPGWRFTLGDPAGAERPGFDDRAWRRLDLPHDWSIEGTPKQDTPGGGRMGFYPSGLGWYRKSFRLPAGPRGRDAWLEFDGVYMNGDVWINGFHLGKRPYGYSSFGYDVTAHLVPGVNVVAVRVDNSLQPNSRWYTGSGIYRHTWLELVAPLHVGHWGTYVTTPRADSAGADVVVRTRVENDYPAARSGTLRTTVLDGSGKEAARSETPIALAAGQDSEVVQRLQVAAPRLWSVGSPSLYALRSEVLDGQRTADATTTPFGIRTIAWDKDRGLLLNGRPVKLKGVNLHHDGGGVGAAVPERIWESRLLMLKAMGANAIRTSHNPPAPEFLDLCDRLGFLVMAEAFDEWTIGKVPHGIHEYFADWSERDVTDFIHRDRNHPSIVIWSAGNEIGEQSTADGAQVLRRLVDVFHREDPTRPVTTGNDNIYADGHPATPAFLGSEDVVGYNYVDRWHERRELFAEQDRHDHPDWKMVGTESGTVFQSFDGRPSLGTDPAVPRPNYTSGMMEAERRWKWIATHDYFAGDFMWTGVDYLGESFWPFTGFGSAPLDITGHPKDSFFFWQSVWTDRPVLHLLPHWNWPGREGQTIPVLAYTNCNTVELFVNGRSLGAKSLEFPAQGTSGGWNTYALPVVRATTNDLHLSWDVPYAPGVVRAVGKHRDGTDCAVAELRTAGPPAAIRLVADRDTLTTAPGDVAQVAFEIVDSSGVVVPAADDEVRLAVTGGEVVAVETGNLQDHDPYRSDRRHAFEGRGLAILRTAQAGTLRLTASADGLREAGVTVVVRAAEPRPAVPTAR, translated from the coding sequence ATGCTCACGAGCCGCACCGTCACCTTCCTCGTCGCCGCCACCGCCGCGCTCCTCGTCGCGGCGCGTCCGGCCGCGGCCCAGCGGCAGCGCCTGTCGATGGACCCCGGGTGGCGCTTCACGCTCGGCGACCCCGCAGGCGCGGAGCGTCCCGGCTTCGACGACCGCGCCTGGCGCCGCCTGGACCTGCCCCACGACTGGAGCATCGAGGGCACGCCGAAGCAGGACACCCCGGGCGGCGGCAGGATGGGCTTCTACCCCTCGGGGCTGGGCTGGTACCGCAAGTCGTTCCGCCTGCCCGCCGGACCGAGGGGCCGGGACGCATGGCTGGAGTTCGACGGCGTCTACATGAACGGCGACGTGTGGATCAACGGCTTCCACCTCGGCAAGCGCCCGTACGGCTACAGCAGCTTCGGCTACGACGTCACGGCGCACCTCGTGCCGGGCGTCAACGTCGTGGCGGTGCGCGTGGACAACTCGCTGCAGCCCAACTCGCGCTGGTACACGGGCAGCGGCATCTACCGCCACACCTGGCTCGAACTGGTGGCGCCGCTTCACGTCGGCCACTGGGGTACGTACGTCACGACGCCGCGCGCGGATTCGGCGGGCGCGGACGTCGTGGTGCGGACCCGGGTCGAGAACGACTACCCCGCCGCCCGGAGCGGCACGCTGCGCACCACGGTGCTCGACGGCTCGGGCAAGGAGGCTGCGCGGTCGGAGACGCCCATCGCGCTCGCCGCCGGGCAGGATTCCGAGGTCGTGCAGCGGCTCCAGGTCGCGGCGCCCCGGCTCTGGTCGGTCGGGTCGCCGAGCCTGTACGCGCTGCGCAGTGAGGTGCTCGACGGCCAGCGAACGGCCGACGCCACCACCACGCCTTTCGGCATCCGCACCATCGCCTGGGACAAGGACCGCGGCCTCCTGCTGAACGGCCGGCCGGTGAAGCTCAAGGGCGTCAACCTGCACCACGACGGCGGAGGCGTGGGCGCGGCCGTGCCGGAGCGGATCTGGGAGAGCCGGCTGCTGATGCTGAAGGCGATGGGGGCCAACGCCATCCGCACGTCGCACAACCCGCCCGCGCCCGAGTTCCTCGACCTGTGCGACCGGCTGGGCTTCCTGGTGATGGCGGAGGCGTTCGACGAGTGGACCATCGGCAAGGTGCCGCACGGCATCCACGAGTACTTCGCCGACTGGAGCGAGCGCGATGTGACGGATTTCATCCATCGCGACCGCAACCATCCCTCGATCGTGATCTGGAGCGCCGGCAACGAGATCGGCGAGCAGTCCACGGCCGACGGCGCGCAGGTGCTGCGCCGCCTGGTGGACGTCTTCCACCGCGAGGATCCGACGCGTCCGGTCACCACGGGCAACGACAACATCTACGCTGACGGCCACCCGGCGACGCCGGCCTTCCTCGGGAGCGAGGACGTCGTCGGCTACAACTACGTGGACCGCTGGCACGAGCGGCGCGAGCTGTTCGCCGAGCAGGACCGGCACGACCACCCCGACTGGAAGATGGTCGGCACCGAGAGCGGGACCGTGTTCCAGTCGTTCGACGGCCGCCCGTCGCTCGGCACCGATCCGGCGGTCCCCCGGCCGAACTACACCAGCGGGATGATGGAGGCGGAGCGGCGCTGGAAGTGGATCGCCACGCACGACTACTTCGCCGGCGACTTCATGTGGACGGGCGTGGACTACCTGGGCGAGAGCTTCTGGCCGTTCACCGGATTCGGCTCCGCCCCGCTGGACATCACCGGCCACCCGAAGGACTCGTTCTTCTTCTGGCAGAGCGTGTGGACGGACCGGCCGGTGCTCCACCTGCTGCCGCACTGGAACTGGCCGGGGCGCGAGGGGCAGACGATCCCCGTGCTGGCGTACACCAACTGCAACACCGTCGAGCTGTTCGTCAACGGCCGCTCGCTCGGCGCCAAGAGCCTCGAGTTCCCGGCGCAGGGCACCTCCGGCGGCTGGAACACGTACGCGCTGCCGGTGGTGCGCGCGACGACCAACGACCTGCACCTCAGCTGGGACGTGCCGTACGCGCCGGGCGTGGTGCGGGCCGTCGGCAAGCACCGCGACGGGACGGATTGCGCCGTCGCGGAGCTGCGGACGGCGGGCCCGCCCGCCGCGATCCGCCTCGTGGCCGATCGCGACACCCTCACCACCGCGCCGGGCGACGTCGCGCAGGTGGCGTTCGAGATCGTGGACTCCTCGGGCGTCGTGGTGCCCGCCGCGGACGACGAGGTGCGGCTCGCGGTGACCGGAGGTGAGGTCGTGGCGGTGGAGACCGGCAACCTCCAGGACCACGACCCGTACCGCTCCGACCGGCGCCACGCGTTCGAGGGCCGGGGACTGGCGATCCTGCGCACCGCCCAGGCCGGGACGCTGCGCCTGACGGCGAGCGCGGACGGCCTGCGCGAGGCGGGGGTGACGGTGGTGGTGCGGGCCGCCGAGCCCCGGCCGGCGGTTCCAACCGCGCGGTAG
- a CDS encoding serine/threonine-protein kinase encodes MSDPLERLRQGLAERYTVERELGSGGMAVVFLARDLKHDRPVAIKVLRPELAAALGAERFLREIRLSAQLHHPHILPLYDSGEVASDPARGEGGGPAGPGILYYVMPWVEGETLRDRIERETQLPLHDALQIAREVADALGYAHGRGVVHRDIKPENILLESGHALVADFGIARAVTAAGGEKLTETGLAVGTPLYMSPEQASGEQRLDGRSDLYSLACVLYEMLAGEPPYTGRTAQAIIARRLTDPVPPLRTVRETVPVQVAQAIDRALARVPADRFATAAQFVEALAGAHPVTAPAWRPPRAARAAFRRPVAAALAVTALTAGAFVVVRARRSPIVPSASVIAVLPFVPSVPDTALARLGGDLMMTVSRTLDGVGPVRTVDRYAILTAAVGPNPMTFDRAAGLSRRLGAGSFVQGGLARDAAGVRLDLGIYRTDTHAPLGPVIVVRAPPDSLVALSDSITLALLRQIWRGTPPSVFLEDVTTRSLPALSAFLEGEREAVAGRWPEAANAFRRAATADTTFWVAGWRYYQALGWQGKEDDDPRIHTYASHLAAFEPRDRAIIRAEDTYRVESFEEHLSRFRDLAEQYPDDWVAAMEYGDHLTHAAPLAGHTKAEARKVLERAASLNPALTDAWDHLLQTSLGQDSSDARMALDALTRLGALKERSSDFGFDVALWYRLAFQLQRGEGGAGRPLLDSVARAVAASDSRQGNAFGAYALLAFGYPAAQSELDVLVLRRGPHSAFAPAFALTAAYSWVARGAWDSALVALDRYAESYPDRAAARGSAVEAYRLAAVGAWLSALDAQSAVQRRAAATLYVGGLADSSRAASQRAVLAWADGLLAVRRSDPNGLAAARGALRHNGATQAAFLDRSLRALGLTLGRSTRLAAESLAVIDERATEVELFADSARDPLAVSVLHLAAASALLAVGDTGRARRALAWHEAWGPPGGGVSGEFFAGLAYLKLAQIEEAQGHRDLAREHYGQLVRRYDMPVPALRHLVDEAQAALRRLS; translated from the coding sequence GTGAGCGATCCGCTGGAGCGGCTCCGACAAGGTCTCGCCGAGCGCTACACGGTCGAGCGCGAGCTGGGCAGCGGGGGGATGGCTGTCGTCTTCCTCGCCCGCGATCTCAAGCACGATCGCCCGGTCGCCATCAAGGTGCTGCGCCCTGAGCTCGCCGCCGCCTTGGGCGCGGAGCGCTTCCTGCGCGAGATCCGACTTTCGGCCCAGTTGCATCATCCCCACATCCTTCCACTGTACGACTCGGGAGAGGTGGCCTCCGACCCTGCGCGAGGTGAGGGTGGCGGACCTGCTGGACCCGGGATCCTCTACTACGTCATGCCGTGGGTGGAGGGGGAAACCCTGCGCGACCGGATCGAGCGCGAGACGCAGCTGCCGCTCCACGACGCGCTCCAGATCGCCAGGGAGGTGGCGGACGCGCTGGGCTACGCGCACGGCAGGGGCGTGGTGCACCGGGACATCAAACCCGAGAATATCCTGCTCGAATCCGGCCACGCGCTGGTCGCGGACTTCGGGATTGCGCGGGCGGTCACCGCGGCGGGTGGCGAAAAGCTGACGGAGACTGGGCTCGCAGTGGGGACTCCGTTGTACATGAGCCCCGAGCAGGCATCGGGCGAGCAGCGCCTCGACGGCCGCTCGGACCTTTACAGCCTCGCTTGCGTGTTATACGAGATGCTGGCCGGAGAGCCGCCGTACACGGGACGGACCGCGCAGGCCATCATCGCGCGGAGGTTGACCGACCCCGTGCCGCCGCTCAGAACGGTGCGGGAGACGGTGCCGGTGCAGGTGGCACAGGCGATCGACCGGGCGCTCGCGAGAGTGCCGGCGGACCGGTTCGCAACGGCGGCGCAGTTCGTCGAGGCGCTGGCGGGGGCCCACCCGGTGACGGCGCCGGCGTGGCGCCCCCCGCGGGCGGCGCGGGCGGCGTTCCGCCGACCGGTTGCTGCGGCCCTCGCGGTGACCGCCCTGACGGCCGGTGCATTCGTGGTCGTGCGGGCGCGCCGATCGCCCATCGTCCCATCGGCCTCGGTCATCGCGGTGCTGCCATTCGTGCCCAGCGTCCCCGATACGGCGTTGGCCCGGCTGGGCGGCGATCTCATGATGACCGTGAGTCGCACCCTCGACGGCGTGGGCCCGGTGCGCACCGTGGACCGGTACGCGATCCTCACCGCCGCCGTAGGCCCGAACCCGATGACGTTCGATCGGGCCGCGGGGCTCAGCCGCCGGTTGGGCGCCGGCAGCTTCGTCCAGGGAGGCCTGGCGCGCGATGCCGCTGGTGTCCGGCTCGACCTCGGGATCTACCGGACCGATACGCACGCTCCGCTGGGGCCGGTGATCGTGGTTCGCGCGCCGCCCGACAGCCTCGTCGCGCTGTCCGACTCGATCACGTTGGCGCTCCTGCGACAGATCTGGCGGGGTACCCCGCCGTCGGTCTTCCTCGAGGACGTCACGACCCGATCCCTCCCGGCGCTCAGCGCCTTCCTCGAAGGCGAACGCGAGGCCGTGGCGGGACGCTGGCCCGAAGCCGCCAACGCCTTTCGCCGCGCTGCGACGGCCGACACGACGTTCTGGGTTGCCGGTTGGCGCTACTACCAGGCGTTGGGCTGGCAGGGGAAAGAGGACGACGACCCCAGGATTCACACCTACGCGTCACACCTCGCCGCGTTCGAACCTCGAGACCGGGCCATCATTCGGGCCGAGGACACGTACCGTGTCGAAAGCTTCGAAGAGCATCTGAGCCGATTCCGCGATCTGGCGGAGCAGTACCCGGACGACTGGGTCGCGGCGATGGAGTATGGCGACCATTTGACCCATGCCGCGCCACTCGCCGGACACACGAAGGCGGAGGCCAGAAAAGTGCTGGAGCGGGCTGCCAGCCTGAACCCGGCCCTGACCGACGCCTGGGATCACCTTCTACAGACGAGCTTGGGCCAGGACTCGTCCGACGCGCGCATGGCGCTGGACGCTCTGACCCGCCTCGGCGCACTGAAGGAGCGATCGTCCGATTTCGGTTTCGACGTGGCGCTGTGGTACAGGCTGGCGTTCCAGCTCCAGAGAGGCGAGGGTGGTGCCGGCCGGCCGCTCCTGGACAGCGTCGCGCGCGCCGTGGCCGCGTCGGACTCCCGCCAGGGCAACGCCTTCGGAGCTTACGCCCTGCTCGCGTTCGGCTACCCGGCAGCGCAGAGCGAGCTCGATGTGCTGGTGCTCAGGCGAGGCCCCCACAGCGCGTTCGCGCCGGCGTTCGCGCTGACCGCCGCCTACAGCTGGGTTGCCCGCGGCGCCTGGGACTCGGCGCTGGTGGCCCTGGATCGTTATGCCGAGTCGTACCCGGACCGGGCGGCGGCTCGGGGATCTGCGGTCGAAGCCTATCGTCTGGCGGCAGTCGGAGCCTGGCTGAGCGCGCTGGATGCGCAGAGCGCGGTCCAGCGACGCGCGGCGGCCACGCTGTACGTCGGTGGGCTGGCGGATAGCAGCCGCGCCGCCAGCCAACGGGCCGTGCTCGCGTGGGCGGATGGCCTGCTCGCGGTGCGCCGGTCCGACCCGAACGGCCTGGCCGCTGCGCGCGGGGCCCTGCGGCACAACGGGGCGACGCAGGCGGCGTTCCTCGATCGCTCGTTGAGGGCCTTGGGCCTGACCCTTGGCCGCTCAACCCGTCTGGCGGCGGAGTCGCTGGCCGTCATCGATGAGCGGGCCACGGAGGTGGAGCTATTCGCGGATTCCGCCCGCGACCCGCTCGCCGTCTCGGTGCTCCACCTGGCGGCTGCCAGTGCGCTGCTGGCCGTGGGCGATACGGGCCGGGCGAGAAGGGCCCTGGCCTGGCACGAGGCCTGGGGCCCGCCGGGAGGAGGCGTCAGCGGTGAGTTCTTTGCCGGCCTGGCGTACCTCAAGCTGGCGCAGATCGAGGAGGCTCAGGGCCACCGGGATCTGGCGCGAGAGCACTACGGGCAGCTTGTCCGGCGCTACGACATGCCGGTGCCGGCGCTCCGCCACCTCGTGGACGAGGCCCAGGCCGCGCTGCGCCGCCTGTCCTGA
- a CDS encoding alpha-amylase family glycosyl hydrolase, whose translation MTQLGRSTAALAALMALTSAALARPVRAQAPSARLAPDTSWVTRSALYEVNVRDFSAAGDLRGVTAGLKRIEATGADVIWLMPIFPVGVLNAKGPLGSPYAVRDFDAINPAFGTAADLRALVRAAHARRMKVILDWVPDHTSWDNGWIREHPEYYVHDDSGRIVVPRDLQGHPTDWTDVAQLDYRNAGLRTAMIASLRRWLVDFDLDGYRMDVAHFIPPDFWAECDTALRAAVRRPIMLLAEAGELAVHRVGFDLSYGWDGYARLKAVWKGAPVDSFVLGVLADQQAMPRGGMRMRFTTNHDETAWDNPPVTLFGGPAGARAAFVAMALMPGRPLLYDGQEVESPEKLGLFEREAINWSQPDSAQALGLYAHVIYLARTDPAFLRGDLRRVVTSDSTDVIAYRRGAAVVLVNARRNATRFTVTGFAVDGARDVLTNHVERGDTLALPAYGAVVLER comes from the coding sequence ATGACGCAGCTCGGGAGGTCCACGGCCGCGCTGGCGGCCTTGATGGCGCTGACGTCCGCCGCCCTCGCGCGTCCGGTGCGGGCGCAGGCGCCCTCGGCGCGGCTCGCGCCGGACACGTCGTGGGTGACGCGCTCCGCGCTGTACGAGGTGAACGTCCGCGACTTCTCGGCCGCCGGCGACCTGCGCGGCGTCACCGCCGGCCTCAAGCGCATCGAGGCTACGGGCGCCGACGTGATCTGGCTGATGCCGATCTTCCCGGTCGGCGTGCTGAACGCGAAGGGCCCGCTGGGATCACCCTACGCGGTGCGCGACTTCGATGCGATCAACCCCGCCTTCGGCACCGCTGCCGACCTGCGGGCTCTGGTGCGGGCGGCACACGCGCGGCGGATGAAGGTCATCCTGGACTGGGTGCCGGACCACACCTCGTGGGACAACGGGTGGATCCGGGAGCATCCCGAGTACTACGTCCACGACGACAGCGGCCGGATCGTGGTGCCGCGCGACCTTCAGGGCCACCCGACGGACTGGACCGACGTCGCGCAGCTCGACTACCGGAACGCGGGGCTGCGCACCGCGATGATCGCCAGCCTGCGTCGCTGGCTGGTGGACTTCGATCTCGACGGCTACCGCATGGACGTGGCCCACTTCATCCCGCCGGACTTCTGGGCGGAGTGCGACACGGCGCTGCGCGCGGCGGTACGACGGCCGATCATGCTCCTCGCCGAGGCAGGCGAGCTGGCGGTGCACCGCGTCGGCTTCGACCTCAGCTACGGGTGGGACGGGTACGCACGCCTGAAGGCGGTGTGGAAGGGCGCCCCGGTGGACTCGTTCGTCCTCGGCGTGCTGGCGGACCAGCAGGCGATGCCGCGGGGCGGCATGCGGATGCGGTTCACCACCAACCACGACGAGACCGCGTGGGACAATCCGCCGGTGACGCTGTTCGGCGGCCCGGCGGGGGCCCGAGCCGCGTTCGTGGCCATGGCGCTGATGCCGGGCCGGCCGCTGCTGTACGACGGGCAGGAGGTGGAGAGCCCGGAGAAGCTCGGCCTGTTCGAGCGGGAGGCGATCAACTGGAGCCAGCCCGACTCCGCGCAGGCGCTGGGCTTGTACGCCCACGTGATCTACCTGGCCCGCACCGACCCGGCGTTCCTGCGAGGCGACCTGCGGCGGGTCGTGACCAGCGATTCCACCGACGTCATCGCGTACCGCCGGGGTGCGGCCGTGGTGCTCGTCAACGCGCGCCGCAACGCCACGCGCTTCACGGTGACGGGCTTTGCCGTCGACGGCGCGCGAGATGTGCTGACCAACCACGTCGAGCGGGGCGACACGCTGGCCCTGCCGGCGTACGGTGCGGTCGTGCTGGAGCGCTGA